In Candidatus Woesearchaeota archaeon, the sequence GAGTAAAGTAATGTTCATTACGTTCTCTCGACCAATGTCATGCTCATAGGCATTCTTCAGAATAACAGCCTGTCCTTTGGTTAATAAATAAAGGCCAGCAAGAACAGCGGTAGCCTCTCCAAATCGTTGATGAATTGTTGGCTTTCCTCTTCGAAGAGGAGAGTTATCCATACAAGGGAGGTCATCAAAAATCAATGAACAACAATGCAGGGCTTCGATAGCAACAACACTGGGAAGAAACGTTTCAGCATTTCCTCCTAACATACGGTATACTTCCCCTGCAATTAAGCCACGATAACGATGACCTTCTCCAGGATAAAGGGCAGAGGAGATTGCTTCGCTAAGTTTTGCTTCATCTGGTCGGACATAGGTATCAATTGCATGGTCAATGAGTGCTCTTTGTTTCTGGATATATGCTCCTAATTCTCTCGGTGCCCCTCCCATCCTTCAAAGGAAGTTTGTTTTGTTTAAATCCTTTTTATAGGCATATACCTATATTTCATAATAAGCCTTCTCAACTGTTGAAGCAAATGTTGTATAATCATTCACCTGTGGAATGGAAATCTTCCGGTAGGTTCTTTGCTGCAAGCGAGAAACGATATTGCGAAGCTCGGTAAGCTCAGGTTTAACGAGCAGGCCTTCAGAACGTCCAATAAGGGCTTCACCAGCACCAGTACGCATAACATTATATGCCTGACAGAGTTGGTCAAGATTTAGGGGGATAACCAGAAGCCTCTTGTTTCCGAGTAATGCTTGGTATACCGTACCATGACCACCGTGACAGATCACCAGATCAACATCTTCTGGGATGTGATGGAAAAAAGCCTTTACCTCTGCTTCATGCCCTGTTGTGTCCAGTTGGGTTTGAAAATGGTATCCTGTGGCAATATAGGTCTTTTTGAAAAGATCCTTTGTGAGGCTAACAATCCTCTGTAACAGACGATCATCTCGATTCCCCGTCCCAAGGGTAAGGTAACAAACCCCTTTTTCAATACGATGAATGGGTAGATAATGCACCATCGGCCCTATAAAATGAGCAGGGAAATCCGGTGAGGAGATTTCAAATTCTCTTACCCCTGGAACAACAACTGGAGTGGTGAATAAATCATCATAAGCAAACGTTTTTGGAAGACCAAGCCTGTCTTCTACCTCATGGGCAATCTCTTCAAGGTAAGAAACAGTCTCTCTTCTTCTTTGAGAAGAGTAAGCGCTATGCGATGAAACCAGATGAAGATACATACCATGCAGAACACGCACGAGATGAAAAGAGCCTCCCAGAAAAGAAGCTGACAAGCCAGGATCAGCAACTACCAACTGAGGGTTTATTTCCTCAATAATTTTTCTTTCGGTTTCTACTTGTACGACCAATTCCTCGAGAAATAACGCGCTCTTTTTTTTGGCAAAATCACTATGTCCAACGACCTGATTGGTACAACAATAAGGAACACCCTCTTTTGCAACAAATGATTTGGTCCATGCACTGCTGCCATAGCTAACCATATGCCCACGGGCTTGAAGTTCCTTGGCAACACCAAGCGTACGAAGGACGTGCGATAACGAATCTCCTGCATGAACTGAAAAGTAGATTTTCATAATGAGTCTTTCTCTGGAGGTATAGCAAAATTATGCAAAAAAATGGAGAAACAGTTTTGGTTATAACTAGATTTTATAGGTCTATGCCTATACTTTTTCATAAATACGCTTACTCTACCACAGATTCAAGAAAAGGCATTATCTTCTTTTCTGCATTCTGGAGATGAAACTGGTAGGTTGAGTAGGATAAG encodes:
- a CDS encoding polyprenyl synthetase family protein, coding for MGGAPRELGAYIQKQRALIDHAIDTYVRPDEAKLSEAISSALYPGEGHRYRGLIAGEVYRMLGGNAETFLPSVVAIEALHCCSLIFDDLPCMDNSPLRRGKPTIHQRFGEATAVLAGLYLLTKGQAVILKNAYEHDIGRENVMNITLLLESTLERMIYGQFLDLQRGKNDAALAKAMGSKNDLFHFSCVLPWYLLGEHKKQSVSSDLGAVLDEIGSQLAIAYQLFDDLRDVEGDPLITGKPQGVDEETYVHRWGIDAVKEALSRKRDDILTTVRTMDRHSRLEELIYYILTIPS